One genomic window of Mesoplodon densirostris isolate mMesDen1 chromosome 14, mMesDen1 primary haplotype, whole genome shotgun sequence includes the following:
- the UNC50 gene encoding protein unc-50 homolog isoform X3 — translation MLPSTSVNSPVQGNGVLSSRDAARHTAGAKRYKYLRRLFRFRQMDFEFAVWQMLYLFTSPQRVYRNFHYRKQTKDQWARDDPAFLVLLSLWLCVSTIGFGFVLDMGFFETIKLLLWVVFIDCVGVGLLISTLMWFVSNKYLVKRQSRDYDVEWGYAFDVHLNAFYPLLVILHFIQLFFINHVILTDTFIGYLVGNTLWLVAVGYYIYVTFLGYSVTFPC, via the exons ATGTTACCGAGTACTTCAGTGAATTCCCCAGTGCAGGGGAACGGGGTATTGAGTTCCAGGGATGCGGCCAGACACACAGCTGGAGCAAAACGCTACAAATACCTGAGGAGGCTTTTTCGTTTCCGGCAGATGGACTTTGAGTTTGCTGTCTGGCAGATGCTCTACCTGTTCACTTCCCCACAGAGAGTTTATAGAAACTTTCATTACCGGAAGCAGACCAAGGATCAGTGGGCCAGAGATGACCCTGCTTTCTTGGTCCTGTTAAGTCTCTGGCTCTGTG TGTCCACTATAGGATTTGGCTTTGTGCTGGACATGGGATTTTTTGAGACAATAAAGCTGCTCCTTTGGGTTGTATTCATAGACTGTGTAGGCGTCGGCCTTCTCATATCAACCTTAATGTG GTTTGTCTCTAACAAGTATTTGGTGAAGCGGCAGAGCAGAGACTATGACGTGGAGTGGGGCTACGCCTTCGACGTGCACCTGAACGCTTTCTACCCTCTCCTCGTCATTCTGCATTTTATCCAGCTTTTCTTCATCAACC ATGTCATCCTAACAGACACATTTATTGGATATTTAGTTGGAAATACCTTATGGTTGGTTGCAGTTGGCTACTACATCTACGTAACTTTCCTAGGATACAGTG TGACATTTCCCTGTTAG
- the UNC50 gene encoding protein unc-50 homolog isoform X2: MLPSTSVNSPVQGNGVLSSRDAARHTAGAKRYKYLRRLFRFRQMDFEFAVWQMLYLFTSPQRVYRNFHYRKQTKDQWARDDPAFLVLLSLWLCVSTIGFGFVLDMGFFETIKLLLWVVFIDCVGVGLLISTLMWFVSNKYLVKRQSRDYDVEWGYAFDVHLNAFYPLLVILHFIQLFFINHVILTDTFIGYLVGNTLWLVAVGYYIYVTFLGYSVFPSLFHCITLHRKRGCLEAVCSACWVTR; this comes from the exons ATGTTACCGAGTACTTCAGTGAATTCCCCAGTGCAGGGGAACGGGGTATTGAGTTCCAGGGATGCGGCCAGACACACAGCTGGAGCAAAACGCTACAAATACCTGAGGAGGCTTTTTCGTTTCCGGCAGATGGACTTTGAGTTTGCTGTCTGGCAGATGCTCTACCTGTTCACTTCCCCACAGAGAGTTTATAGAAACTTTCATTACCGGAAGCAGACCAAGGATCAGTGGGCCAGAGATGACCCTGCTTTCTTGGTCCTGTTAAGTCTCTGGCTCTGTG TGTCCACTATAGGATTTGGCTTTGTGCTGGACATGGGATTTTTTGAGACAATAAAGCTGCTCCTTTGGGTTGTATTCATAGACTGTGTAGGCGTCGGCCTTCTCATATCAACCTTAATGTG GTTTGTCTCTAACAAGTATTTGGTGAAGCGGCAGAGCAGAGACTATGACGTGGAGTGGGGCTACGCCTTCGACGTGCACCTGAACGCTTTCTACCCTCTCCTCGTCATTCTGCATTTTATCCAGCTTTTCTTCATCAACC ATGTCATCCTAACAGACACATTTATTGGATATTTAGTTGGAAATACCTTATGGTTGGTTGCAGTTGGCTACTACATCTACGTAACTTTCCTAGGATACAGTG TGTTTCCCAGCCTTTTTCACTGCATAACACTGCACAGAAAACGAGGCTGTCTGGAAGCTGTTTGTTCAGCCTGCTGGGTAACCAGGTGA
- the UNC50 gene encoding protein unc-50 homolog isoform X1 yields the protein MLPSTSVNSPVQGNGVLSSRDAARHTAGAKRYKYLRRLFRFRQMDFEFAVWQMLYLFTSPQRVYRNFHYRKQTKDQWARDDPAFLVLLSLWLCVSTIGFGFVLDMGFFETIKLLLWVVFIDCVGVGLLISTLMWFVSNKYLVKRQSRDYDVEWGYAFDVHLNAFYPLLVILHFIQLFFINHVILTDTFIGYLVGNTLWLVAVGYYIYVTFLGYSALPFLKNTVILLYPFAPLILLYGLSLALGWNFTHTLCSFYKYRVK from the exons ATGTTACCGAGTACTTCAGTGAATTCCCCAGTGCAGGGGAACGGGGTATTGAGTTCCAGGGATGCGGCCAGACACACAGCTGGAGCAAAACGCTACAAATACCTGAGGAGGCTTTTTCGTTTCCGGCAGATGGACTTTGAGTTTGCTGTCTGGCAGATGCTCTACCTGTTCACTTCCCCACAGAGAGTTTATAGAAACTTTCATTACCGGAAGCAGACCAAGGATCAGTGGGCCAGAGATGACCCTGCTTTCTTGGTCCTGTTAAGTCTCTGGCTCTGTG TGTCCACTATAGGATTTGGCTTTGTGCTGGACATGGGATTTTTTGAGACAATAAAGCTGCTCCTTTGGGTTGTATTCATAGACTGTGTAGGCGTCGGCCTTCTCATATCAACCTTAATGTG GTTTGTCTCTAACAAGTATTTGGTGAAGCGGCAGAGCAGAGACTATGACGTGGAGTGGGGCTACGCCTTCGACGTGCACCTGAACGCTTTCTACCCTCTCCTCGTCATTCTGCATTTTATCCAGCTTTTCTTCATCAACC ATGTCATCCTAACAGACACATTTATTGGATATTTAGTTGGAAATACCTTATGGTTGGTTGCAGTTGGCTACTACATCTACGTAACTTTCCTAGGATACAGTG CACTGCCGTTTCTGAAAAACACAGTGATTCTACTTTACCCGTTTGCACCTCTCATCCTGCTCTATGGACTGTCACTAGCGCTGGGCTGGAACTTCACCCACACACTGTGCTCCTTCTACAAGTACAGAGTGAAGTGA